The Nitrospira sp. CR1.1 sequence CCATCCCTGACCGGTATGGCGTGGACCTGGCGCTTCGTCCGTAGCTAGGGTGCGCTGCGACCGATTCGCGGCAATGATGAATGCTCATGCGATCAGATCGTGGAGGCCGAGCTGCGGAAGGGCTGTCCGAGCGGATCATCGTCGACCAGCACATCCGGCATGTGTCAGGATGAGGCATGTCTGGTGATTGCACCCTCGCGTGCACCAGGGTGGAGATGTGTCGTCCTCCGGTGACGCGGGGATCCTCATGTGAGGCTCGCGAGTCTCCGTGAAGCTTTCGCGCTCTGCGCCGTTCGTTTTGTGTCTGTCGCGCATCCCGCCGCAGGAACGGTGAGCAGGCCTTCCAATAACGCCAGGCGAAGGAGTTGCGCGGCGTTCGCGGCCCGGAACTTTCTCAACAAATTGGCACGATGAGATTCCACGGTTTTTTGCGCAATCCGCAGACGGGTCGCAATTTCCTGACTCGTCAATCCTGCCCAAATGTAATTGAGTATTTCTTGCTCGCGGGGCGTCGGTTGGTCCAGCCGGGGGGACGAAAACGGAAATATCTTTTCCATCGGTGGTTCTCATGCTCCTTTCTGAAGGTCCTGTCCGGTGATCCCGCGGGATTGCACGCAATGGTTTGTCCGGTGCCTTTTACAAGCTCCGTGCCTGTGACTGCGGACGGTGTGTCAATACGGGCCAGCGCGCTGTATCAGAGGAGGGGCGACTCGATGGGTAGGATCGTGGCGACCGGGTGAGACATATCACATTGTCTTCCGTTGTCTCATCGGACACGTGGTGAGACACCTGCTGCGGAAGACCGTTTAGTGTATGAGGCTAGGTGGCTGGAAGATCGAGTTCGGTCAATCGGCGGTAGAAGGTGGCGCGACTCATGCCAAGCAGGCGTGCGGCCTTGGTACGGTTCCCACGGGCTTGTCCGAGCGCGGAGACGAACCGACTGCGTTCGTCGCTGTGGGTAAGCGGTTCTGTCTGAAGGCTGACCGCCTCCCGCCGAAGCTCAGGCGGAAGATCCGTCGCTTCGAGCGTGTCACCTTTGCAGTGGATTATGGCACATTCGATGGTGCTCTTGAGTTCCCGCACGTTGCCGGGCCAGTGATATTCCATCAGTGCCGCCATGGTTGCCGGGCTTGCCCGATGGATGATTTTGTCCATGCTGGCCCGTCCTTCGGCGAGGAAGGAGGTGACCAACAGCGGAATATCCTCCTTCCGCTCCCTCAGCGGAGGAAGATGCACGCGAGCGACTCGAATCCGGTAGAGGAGATCGGCGCGAAAGGCGCCCTTGGCTACGTCCTGACTGAGATTGTGGTGAGTCGCCGTCAGGACCCGCACGTTAATTTTTCTCGGCTTGGTCTCACCGAGCCGGGTCACTTCCTTTTCCTGCAAGACTCGAAGCAGATTGGTCTGAACGGTGTGCGGGATATCGCCGATTTCATCGAGAAACAGGACCCCGCCCTGCGCGGCTTCAAACAGTCCCTGCTGGTCGTCGATCGCGCCGGTAAATGCCCCTTTCCTGTGGCCGAAGAGTTGGCTGCCAAGCAGGGAATCCGTCAGACCTGCACAATTGGCCGCAATAAACGGACCGGTGCGCCGGGCGCTGGCCTGGTGTAAGGCGCGGGCGACCAGTTCCTTTCCCGTCCCGGTTTCCCCCTCGATCAGGACGGTCGAATCCACGCGAGCCAGATCTTGGATCTGTTCATAGATCTGGGTCATGCCGCGACTTTTGCCGATCAAATCATGGTAGTGCGCCTTCAACTCCAGCAGACGCCGGAGATGATGGACATCCGTCATGTCGTGGAGGAAGGCGATCTTACTCCGTTTGTCCCGGGGGTCGTCGTGCACTTCGATCTCCAGCCAGAGGCGTCTTCCCGCCGGCGTGTCGATGTGGCAGCGGACTCGTTCTCGTTGCGCGACAGGTTGCGCGAGTTGCGACTGGACGGTCAGCCGATCGGCCTTCGTGAGCGGCAGCAGGTTGTCCCATCGGAGGTCTGGGCTGACCAGGGGCGAGGGCAATTCCAAGAGACTGGCTGCGGACGCACTTACAAACCGGACGTG is a genomic window containing:
- a CDS encoding AAA domain-containing protein; the encoded protein is MTDKSSHASDFLCETLLQRFHFAVLEHISGTQFRILGRPSAWLFRLYPEAEATRHLSVDIRTPVLHNFLADAADVWQAHDGRIGRSGFWTEQTAFEVPWHFEALALRVETIRLLVIQHSTASFEQQASVLQQARDQALQQHEHERGHQRAQRRLSKQLVDMERSRDDVAAILQQLGLATLLIDQDGHVRFVSASAASLLELPSPLVSPDLRWDNLLPLTKADRLTVQSQLAQPVAQRERVRCHIDTPAGRRLWLEIEVHDDPRDKRSKIAFLHDMTDVHHLRRLLELKAHYHDLIGKSRGMTQIYEQIQDLARVDSTVLIEGETGTGKELVARALHQASARRTGPFIAANCAGLTDSLLGSQLFGHRKGAFTGAIDDQQGLFEAAQGGVLFLDEIGDIPHTVQTNLLRVLQEKEVTRLGETKPRKINVRVLTATHHNLSQDVAKGAFRADLLYRIRVARVHLPPLRERKEDIPLLVTSFLAEGRASMDKIIHRASPATMAALMEYHWPGNVRELKSTIECAIIHCKGDTLEATDLPPELRREAVSLQTEPLTHSDERSRFVSALGQARGNRTKAARLLGMSRATFYRRLTELDLPAT